CGAGCGCGCCGCCGCCGGCCTGTTCCTCGGCTTCCAATATCCGGTCGAGATTCCCGGCGTGTCCAACGTCCAGTTCCTGCGCACCGCGTTGAACGCCCAGCGCCGCGCCCGCGGCGAGGCCGAGATGTCGGCCGGCGATTTCCTGCGGCTCGCGAAGGAGCAGGGCACCGCGCTCGACGTGTCGATGGACATGCTGAAGCGCAACGTGAACGTCGGCTTCTCCGGCGGCGAGAAGAAGCGTAACGAGATGGTGCAGATGGGCATCCTCGATCCGCGCTTCGCCGTGCTCGACGAAACCGATTCCGGCCTAGACATCGATGCCCTGCGCGTCGTCGGGGAGGGCATCAACCGGATCATGCGCAAGCCCGACAAGGCGGTGCTGCTAATCACCCACTACCAGCGCCTGCTCGACATCGTCGAACCGCACTTCGTCCACGTTCTCGCCGACGGCCGCATCGTCCGCTCCGGCGGCCCGGAGCTGGCGCACGAGCTGGAGCGCGAGGGCTACGGAGCCATGGCGGCATGAGCCTGCTCGAACTTCCCTCGACCCGCGAGGAGGCGTGGCGCTGGAGCGACCTGTCGGCGCTTCCCGCTCTGCGCGACCGCGCGCCGTCCGGAGCGCTGCCCGAAAAGCTGCCATGGATCGACTGCGGCAGCGACGGCCCGCGCCTGCTGTTCGTCGACGGCGTCCTTGTCCCCGGGCAGAGCCGGCTCGGCCCGCTCGAGATCGGCAGCGTCACCTCCGACCCGGCCGATCACGCCCTCGGCCGCCTTGCCGGCGGCAAGGGCTGGACGCTGAAGCTCGGCCGCGATCATGCGCCGGCGGGCCTCGTCCAGATCGTCCACGTCACCACCGGCGGCGCCGACCATCTCGCGGTCGAGGTCGAGCTCGACGTCGATGCCCAGGCCTCGATCGTCGAGACCTATGTCGGCGACGGCTGGGCCAACCGCCTCGGCCAGTTCCGCCTGTTCAAGGGCGCCCGGCTGATGCTCGCCCGCCGCCTGCTCGGCGCCAGCGGTTTCGCCAGTCTCACCGATCGCGCCACCGTCGGCGAGGGCGCCAGCTTCGTGCTCACCACGCTCGCCGCCGGCGGCAGCGACACCCGTCTCGACGGCGAGGTCGCGATTACCGGCGATTCCGGCTTTGCCGAGGTCGGCGGCGCCTTGCTCGCGCGCGGCAAGCAGCGTCATGACGTCAATCTCGTCCTCCATCACAACGCCGTCGGCGGCGTCAGCCGCCAGCTCTGGCGCTCGGTCGCCGACGATCGCTCCACCTGCTCGGTCGCGGCCCGCGTCGAGGTCGCGCGCGGCGCGCAGAAGACCGACGGCGAGCAGTCGCTCAAGGGTCTGCTGCTCGCCCGCACCGCCACGATCAACGCCAAGCCCGAGCTCGAGATCTTCGCAGACGACGTGAAATGCGCCCATGGCGCCACCGTCGGCGAGCTCGACAAGGCCGCGCTTTTCTACCTGCGCAGCCGCGGCGTCGCGCTCGAGGAGGCCAAGGCCCTGCTCACCCGCGCCTTCATCGCCGACGCGATCGACCGCATCGGCGAGGAGGCCGTGCGCGAGGCGTTCCACGCCGACGCCCAAAGCTGGTTCGGCTGATGGACGCGCTCGCCTCCACGCGGCCGCTCGACCGGCTCTCCGATTTCCCGGCGATCCCGGACGGCTGGGCCTATCTGGACACCGCCGCGACCGCGCAGAAGCCGCGCGCGGTGATCGACGCGATCGCGCGCGCTTATGGCGAGAGCTATGCGACCGTCCATCGCGGCGTCTACCAGCGCTCGGCC
This portion of the Sphingomonas sp. LY54 genome encodes:
- the sufC gene encoding Fe-S cluster assembly ATPase SufC, with protein sequence MLKIENLRAEVDGKQILNGIDLVVNAGEIHAIMGPNGAGKSTLGYVLGGRPGYEVTEGSVVFDGKDLLDMETDERAAAGLFLGFQYPVEIPGVSNVQFLRTALNAQRRARGEAEMSAGDFLRLAKEQGTALDVSMDMLKRNVNVGFSGGEKKRNEMVQMGILDPRFAVLDETDSGLDIDALRVVGEGINRIMRKPDKAVLLITHYQRLLDIVEPHFVHVLADGRIVRSGGPELAHELEREGYGAMAA
- a CDS encoding SufD family Fe-S cluster assembly protein encodes the protein MSLLELPSTREEAWRWSDLSALPALRDRAPSGALPEKLPWIDCGSDGPRLLFVDGVLVPGQSRLGPLEIGSVTSDPADHALGRLAGGKGWTLKLGRDHAPAGLVQIVHVTTGGADHLAVEVELDVDAQASIVETYVGDGWANRLGQFRLFKGARLMLARRLLGASGFASLTDRATVGEGASFVLTTLAAGGSDTRLDGEVAITGDSGFAEVGGALLARGKQRHDVNLVLHHNAVGGVSRQLWRSVADDRSTCSVAARVEVARGAQKTDGEQSLKGLLLARTATINAKPELEIFADDVKCAHGATVGELDKAALFYLRSRGVALEEAKALLTRAFIADAIDRIGEEAVREAFHADAQSWFG